The Halomonas sp. THAF5a genome segment CCGCCAGCTCGTCCATCAGCGCCAGGATGCTCGCCGCGGTGGTCTGGTCGAGGTTGCCGGTGGGTTCGTCCATCAGCATCAGGCTCGGGTCGGTGACCAGCCCCCGGGCGATGGCCACCCGCTGGCGCTCGCCCCCGGAGAGCTCGCCCGGCTTGTGATCGGCCCGCTCGGCCATGCCGACGCGCTCCAGCAGCTCCCGGGCGCGCGCCTCGGCCTGGCGCTTGCGCTGGCCGCGCACGATCAGCGGCAGGGCCGCGTTCTCCAGCGCCGTGAACTCCGCCAGCAGGTGGTGGAACTGGTAGACGAAGCCGATGTGGCGGTTGCGAAAGCGCCCCAGGTCGGCGTCGTTGAGCGAGCGCAGCGACTCGCCGGCGATGCTCACCTCGCCGCGGCTGGGCTGGTCCAGTCCGCCGAGCAGGTTCAAGAGCGTGGTCTTGCCGGAGCCGGAGCTGCCGACCACGGCGACCCGCTCGCCGGCCTGCACCCGCATCTCCAGGCCGTCGAGCACGGTCAGATCCCGCGGCCCCTCGCGATAGACCCGAGTCAGGTCCCGACACTCGAGCATCACCCGCCCGGCTCGGCCGGGGGCACCGGATCGGGGCGTCATGGCCGTGTCACTCATAGCGCAGTACCTCGGCAGGCTGGACCCGCGCGGCCCGCCAGGCCGGATAGAGGGTCGAGAGGAAGGTCAGGATGAAGGCCGCGGCGACGATGTTGCGCACGTCGGACCAGATCAGTCGCGACGGCAGCTCGCTGATGAAGTAGACGCCGGCATCGAGGAAGTGGATGCCGAAGGTGCTCTCCACCCAGCCGATCAGGTCGGAGACGGTGAGCGCCAGCAGCACGCCCAGGGTGACGCCGACCAGGATGCCGATCACCCCGATCGCCAGCCCCTGGACGATGAAGATGCCCATGATCGAGCGCGGGGTGGCGCCGATGGTGCGCAGGATGGCGATGTCGGCGCGCTTGTCGGTGACCACCATCACCAGGGTGGAGACGATGTTGAAGGCCGCCACGGCGATGATCACCGTCAGCAGCAGCGCGATCATGCGCTTCTCCATCTGGATCGCCTGGAACAGGTTGCCATGGGAGTAGGTCCAGTCGAGCCCCCGGTAGCCGGCGCCGAGCTCGTCGATGATGGCGCGGGTCTCGCTGCCGGCGGCGAAGAGGTCGTCGAGCTCCAGGCGCAGGCCGCCCACGGCGTCGCCCAGCCGCGCCAGGGTCTGCATGTCCTCGATATGGGCGTAGGCCAGGGCGGCATCCAGGTCGGCGCCGACGCTGAAGATGCCGCTGACCGTGAAGCGCTTGAGCCGGGGAAAGACCCCGGCCGGCGTGATCGAGGCCTCGGGCACCAGCAGGGTGACGCGATCGCCTACCCCGACGCCGAGGCGGCGGGCCAGGATCGAGCCCAGCACCACGTTCCACTCGCCGGCCTCGAGGTCGTCGAGGCGGCCCTGGCGCATGTGCTCGTCGACGATCGACACGCGGCTCTCCCAGGCGGGATCGATGCCGTTGACCATGGCGCCCTCGTTGCGGCCGCCCACCGAGAACATGCCCTGCTGCTCCACGTAGGGGGCGGCACCGACCACCCGCTCGCGCTCGACGAGGCGCTCGGCCAGGGGCTGCCAGTCGGTGAGTCCGCCCGGCGACTCGATCTTGGTGTGCGGCACCATGCCGAGCACCCGGGTGCGCAGCTCGTGATCGAAGCCGTTCATCACGGAGAGCACCAGGATGAGCACCGCGACCCCGAGCATGAGGCCCAGCATGGAGGTCAGCGAGATAAAGGAGATGAAGTGGTTGCGACGCTTGGCCCGCACGTAGCGCAACCCGATCAGGATGGGGAGACGGTCGAGCATGAGAACGTTCCTTGTCGGCGGGCGCCCATGGTACGGTTTTTTGCCCGCGCCTGCATCGCCGCCGGCGGGCGCTTGCGCGATGATTGCATCATTGGCGACGGCGGCCTACATTGCGCCGTCACGCCCCGCACGAGACTCGTCCCATGGCCCATCGCCTGCTTCCCGAATGGCATCCCCAGGATGCTGTGCAACTCACCTGGCCCGGCCCCGACAGCGACTGGGCGCCCCTGCTCGAGCGCATCGAGGCGACCCTGGAGGCCATGGTGGTGGCCATCACCCGTTACCAGGCCGTGCTGATCGCCGTGCCGGACGCGGCCACCCGCGTTCACCTGTCCCGGCGCTTCGCCTGCCTGGGCGTCGACCCGGCCCGCCTGCGGCTGATGGTCGCCCCGTCCGACGACACCTGGGCGCGGGACCACGGCCCGCTCGCCGTGGCCGAGGACGACGCGCCGCGGCTGCTCGACTACGTCTTCACCGGCTGGGGCGGCAAGTACGAGGCCGCCCGGGACAACACCCTGACCCGGCGCCTGGCCGAGGCCGGCGCCTTCGCCTGCCCGCTCACCTCGCACGACCTGGTCCTGGAGGGCGGCGCCATCGAGACCGACGGCGAGGGCACCCTGCTGACCACCGAGGCCTGCCTGCTCAACCCCAACCGCAACCCCGGGCTCGACCGGGCGGCCATGGAGGCACGCCTGAGGAAGGAGCTCGGCGTCACACGGGTGCTGTGGCTGGCCCACGGCCACCTGGAGGGCGACGACACCGACAGCCATGTCGACACCCTGGTGCGCTTCTGCGACCCGGGCACCCTCGCCTACGTGCGCTGCGACGATCCGGCCGACCCCCACTACCCGGCGCTCGCCGCCATGGAGGCGGAGCTCAAGGCCCTGCGCCGCGCCGACGGCGCGCCCTACCGGCTGGTGCCGCTGCCCTGGCCGCGCGCCTGCCATGACCCGGTGGACGGCCATCGCCTGCCGGCCACCTACGCCAACTTCCTGATCATCAACGGCGCCGTGCTGGTGCCGACCTACGGCGACGCCGCCGACAGCCGGGCGCTGGCCGCCCTGGCCGGCGCCTTTCCGGGCCGCGACATCGTGCCCATCGACTGCCTGAGCGTGATTCGCCAGCACGGCAGCCTGCACTGCCTGACCATGCAGCTGCCCCGCGGCAGCCTGGGGACCGAGCCGGCTGCCAAGGCTTGAAACGCGAGGCACCGGGGACAGGCCGCAGAGGGGGCCGACGCCAGGGAACGGCGTCGGTAGCGGACAGGGAAGCCGTCATCGCGCCCCTCGGCAAGCGGTCGCCGCATCCGCCTCGAGACATATCCAACGTGGAGAGTTCACCATGTCCCGTCATCTGAAGGTCGGCCTGGTCCAGCAGCCCGCCTGGCCCGACAAGGCCGAAAGCCTCGCCGAGAGCGAGGCCGGCATCCGCGAGCTGGCCGCCGCCGGCGCCCAGCTGGTGATGCTCCAGGAGCTTCACGCCACCCACTACTTCTGCCAGACCGAGGACACCGACGTCTTCGACCTGGCCGAGCCCCTGGACGGGCCGACCGGCACCCGGCTGGCGGCGCTCGCCAGGGAGCTCGACATCGTGCTGGTGGGCTCGCTGTTCGAGCGCCGCGCGCCCGGCCTCTACCACAATACCGCCGTGGTCTATGACCGCGATCGCGGCCGGGTGGGCCACTACCGCAAGATGCATATTCCCGACGACCCGGGCTTCTACGAGAAGTTCTACTTCACCCCCGGCGACCAGGACCCGGACCGCGACCAGGGCTTCACCCCCATCGACACCTCGTTGGGTCGGCTCGGCGTGCTGGTGTGCTGGGACCAGTGGTACCCGGAGGCGGCGCGGCTGATGGCGCTGGCGGGCGCAGAACTGCTGCTCTACCCCACCGCCATCGGCTGGCATCCGCCGGATGACGCCCCGGAGAAGCAGCGCCAGAAGGAGGCCTGGACCCTGATCCAGCGCAGCCACGGCGTGGCCAATGGCCTGCCGGTGATCGTCGCCAACCGGGTCGGCCACGAGGCGGATCCCTCCGGGGCCACGCCGGGCATCGACTTCTGGGGCGGCAGCTTCATCTGCGGCCCCCAGGGCGAGCTGCTGGCCCATGCCGGCGAGGAGGCCGAGCGCATGCTGGTGACGCTGGACATGGCGCGCAGCGAGGAGGTGCGACGCATCTGGCCCTACCTGCGGGATCGGCGCGTCGACGCCTACGGGGACCTCGTGCGCCGCTACCGCGACTGACGCCCGCCCGAGGCACCGACGCGAAACGCCCCCGACGGCCAGGCCGTCGGGGGCGTTTCGCTTGCACCGTCATCCCGGGCGGGAGTTACTTCCAGAAATCGCGGATCGAGGCGATGCCCTGGGCGCCCACGGCGCGCGCGTGGTGGGCGTCATGGCGGGTCATGCCGCCCAGCGCGAAGACCGGCATGCCGGCATGCTCCACCAGCTGCTGGAAGTCGTGCCAGCCGATGGGCGCCACCTCGGGGTGCGAGGGCGTGGTGCGCAGCGGCGACAGGGTCACGAAGTCGCAGCCGATGCGGCGCGCATGATCCAGCTGACGGCGATCATGGGTCGAGGCGGAGAGCCACTTGGCCTCGGCCACGGGACGACGCTCCAGGCTCATCAGGCGATCGCTGGTCAGGTGGATGCCGTCGGCGTCCACGGCCTCGAGCAGCGACGGCTCGCCGTTGAGCACCAGCCGAGCGCCCCGCGCCCGACAGAGCTCGAGGGCCTGTTCGGCGCGGCTCAGGTAGTCCGCCTCGCCGAGCGACTTGGCCCGCAGCTGCACCAGGCGCACGCCATCCTCGTCGAGGGCGCGCTCGAGGCTCGCCTTGAAGCGCGCCTCGTCGGCCTGTTCGCCGGTGATCAGGTACTCCGTGGGCAGCATCACCGCCCGCAGGATCGGCAGGTTGGCCGCCGGGAAGGGGTAATTCACCAGCTCGCTCATGGGCACCCAGCGCACGGCCTGTCCCTCGCGACCGAACGGCTCGCCGGCGAAGTCGTGCACCTGCCAGACATCCAGCAGGATGTGCTTGTCGGAATACTCATGGTGGATGCGGATCAGCGGCTGGGCGCGCCGGATCTCCACGCCCAGCTCCTCGTGGAGCTCGCGCTTGAGCGCTTCCAGGCCGGTCTCGTAGGGTGCCAGCTTGCCGCCGGGAAATTCCCAGAGGCCGCCATGATCGACGTTGGAGGGACGACGGGCGAGCAGTACCTCACTGCCGTCGGCACTGATGATGGCGGCCGCCGCCACGTGCACCCTTCTCTTCACCATTGCGTTCATTGACTCCTACCCACTGTTCCACACGGCCTTGGCGCCGTGTGGGGTTTCTGTCTGACTGCCGACCGACGGGTCGGTCAGCTACGATAGTCGGCGTTGATGCTCACATAGTCGTGGGAGAGGTCCGAGGTCCAGACCGTCGCCTCCTGCTCCCCGCGCCCCAGGGCGATGCGGATCTCG includes the following:
- a CDS encoding ABC transporter ATP-binding protein → MTPRSGAPGRAGRVMLECRDLTRVYREGPRDLTVLDGLEMRVQAGERVAVVGSSGSGKTTLLNLLGGLDQPSRGEVSIAGESLRSLNDADLGRFRNRHIGFVYQFHHLLAEFTALENAALPLIVRGQRKRQAEARARELLERVGMAERADHKPGELSGGERQRVAIARGLVTDPSLMLMDEPTGNLDQTTAASILALMDELAASAACAFVIVTHDPGLAAHQDRVLKLDGGRLVEAPPGA
- a CDS encoding lipoprotein-releasing ABC transporter permease subunit, with amino-acid sequence MLDRLPILIGLRYVRAKRRNHFISFISLTSMLGLMLGVAVLILVLSVMNGFDHELRTRVLGMVPHTKIESPGGLTDWQPLAERLVERERVVGAAPYVEQQGMFSVGGRNEGAMVNGIDPAWESRVSIVDEHMRQGRLDDLEAGEWNVVLGSILARRLGVGVGDRVTLLVPEASITPAGVFPRLKRFTVSGIFSVGADLDAALAYAHIEDMQTLARLGDAVGGLRLELDDLFAAGSETRAIIDELGAGYRGLDWTYSHGNLFQAIQMEKRMIALLLTVIIAVAAFNIVSTLVMVVTDKRADIAILRTIGATPRSIMGIFIVQGLAIGVIGILVGVTLGVLLALTVSDLIGWVESTFGIHFLDAGVYFISELPSRLIWSDVRNIVAAAFILTFLSTLYPAWRAARVQPAEVLRYE
- a CDS encoding agmatine/peptidylarginine deiminase, with product MAHRLLPEWHPQDAVQLTWPGPDSDWAPLLERIEATLEAMVVAITRYQAVLIAVPDAATRVHLSRRFACLGVDPARLRLMVAPSDDTWARDHGPLAVAEDDAPRLLDYVFTGWGGKYEAARDNTLTRRLAEAGAFACPLTSHDLVLEGGAIETDGEGTLLTTEACLLNPNRNPGLDRAAMEARLRKELGVTRVLWLAHGHLEGDDTDSHVDTLVRFCDPGTLAYVRCDDPADPHYPALAAMEAELKALRRADGAPYRLVPLPWPRACHDPVDGHRLPATYANFLIINGAVLVPTYGDAADSRALAALAGAFPGRDIVPIDCLSVIRQHGSLHCLTMQLPRGSLGTEPAAKA
- a CDS encoding carbon-nitrogen hydrolase, producing the protein MSRHLKVGLVQQPAWPDKAESLAESEAGIRELAAAGAQLVMLQELHATHYFCQTEDTDVFDLAEPLDGPTGTRLAALARELDIVLVGSLFERRAPGLYHNTAVVYDRDRGRVGHYRKMHIPDDPGFYEKFYFTPGDQDPDRDQGFTPIDTSLGRLGVLVCWDQWYPEAARLMALAGAELLLYPTAIGWHPPDDAPEKQRQKEAWTLIQRSHGVANGLPVIVANRVGHEADPSGATPGIDFWGGSFICGPQGELLAHAGEEAERMLVTLDMARSEEVRRIWPYLRDRRVDAYGDLVRRYRD
- a CDS encoding Nudix family hydrolase — encoded protein: MVKRRVHVAAAAIISADGSEVLLARRPSNVDHGGLWEFPGGKLAPYETGLEALKRELHEELGVEIRRAQPLIRIHHEYSDKHILLDVWQVHDFAGEPFGREGQAVRWVPMSELVNYPFPAANLPILRAVMLPTEYLITGEQADEARFKASLERALDEDGVRLVQLRAKSLGEADYLSRAEQALELCRARGARLVLNGEPSLLEAVDADGIHLTSDRLMSLERRPVAEAKWLSASTHDRRQLDHARRIGCDFVTLSPLRTTPSHPEVAPIGWHDFQQLVEHAGMPVFALGGMTRHDAHHARAVGAQGIASIRDFWK